In Saimiri boliviensis isolate mSaiBol1 chromosome 12, mSaiBol1.pri, whole genome shotgun sequence, one genomic interval encodes:
- the LRIT1 gene encoding leucine-rich repeat, immunoglobulin-like domain and transmembrane domain-containing protein 1, with product MRVAVGMLWLLALGWPPQARGSCPSQCSCSLHILGDGSKARTVVCNDPDMTLPPASIPPDTSRLRLERTAIRRVPGEAFRPLGRLEQLWLPYNALSELNALMLRGLRRLRELRLPGNRLAAFPWAALRDAPQLRLLDLQANRLSAVPPEAARFLEKLTFLDLSSNQLLRLPQELIVSWAHLKTGLFPPGHHPRLVLGLQDNPWVCDCQLYDLVHLLDGWAPNLAFIETELRCASPRSLARVAFSQLELRKCQGPELHPGVASIKSPLGGTALLRCGATGVPGPEMSWRRADGRPLNGTVHQEVSSDGTSWTLLGLPAVSHLDSGDYICQAKNFLGASETVISLIVTEPQTSTEHSGSPGALWARTGGVGEAAAYNNKLVARHVPQIPKPTVLATGPSVPSTKEELTLQHFQMDVLGELSDGQAGPSEAQVVRSVKVVGDTYHSVSLVWKAPQAKNTTAFNVLYAVFGQHSMRRVIVQPGETKVTITGLLPKTKYVACVCVQGLVPRKEQCVIFSTNEVVDAENTQQLINVVVISVAAVIALPLTLLVCCGALQRRCRKFRTRDSTEATVTYVNLERLGHSEDGSEDLSRHSLSEADKLLSARSSVDFQAFGVKGGRRINEYFC from the exons ATGAGGGTGGCAGTGGGCATGCTCTGGCTCTTGGCCCTCGGGTGGCCTCCCCAGGCCCGGGGCTCCTGCCCCTCTCAGTGcagctgcagcctccacatcctgggtgATGGCAGCAAGGCCAG GACGGTGGTGTGCAACGATCCCGACATGACCCTGCCCCCGGCGTCCATCCCCCCGGACACCTCCAGACTGCGCCTGGAGCGGACGGCCATACGCAGGGTGCCTGGCGAGGCCTTCAGGCCCCTGGGCCGCCTGGAGCAGCTGTGGCTGCCTTACAACGCCCTCAGTGAGCTCAACGCCCTCATGCTGCGGGGCCTGAGACGCCTGCGGGAGCTGCGGCTGCCCGGGAACCGCCTGGCCGCCTTCCCCTGGGCCGCGCTCAGGGACGCCCCCCAGCTGCGGCTGCTGGACCTGCAGGCCAATCGCCTCTCGGCTGTGCCCCCCGAGGCCGCGCGCTTCCTGGAGAAACTCACCTTCCTCGACCTCTCCAGCAACCAGCTGCTGAGGCTCCCGCAGGAGCTGATCGTCTCCTGGGCTCACCTGAAGACCGGTCTCTTCCCTCCCGGCCACCACCCCAGGCTGGTCCTAG GGCTACAGGACAACCCCTGGGTATGTGACTGTCAACTCTATGACCTGGTCCATCTTTTGGATGGCTGGGCCCCAAACTTGGCCTTCATTGAGACCGAATTGAGATGTGCCAGCCCACGCAGCCTGGCCAGAGTGGCCTTCAGCCAGCTTGAACTGAGAAAGTGCCAGGGCCCAGAGCTCCATCCAGGAGTGGCCAGCATCAAGTCCCCTTTGGGTGGCACAGCATTGCTACGCTGTGGAGCTACTGGAGTCCCTGGGCCTGAGATGAGCTGGAGGAGGGCCGATGGCAGGCCCCTTAATGGTACAG TGCACCAGGAAGTATCCAGTGATGGCACGAGCTGGACTCTGCTGGGCCTGCCTGCAGTGTCCCACCTTGACTCTGGAGACTACATCTGCCAAGCCAAGAACTTTCTGGGAGCCTCTGAGACTGTTATCTCCCTGATCGTCACTGAGCCACAGACTTCCACAGAACACAGTGGGAGCCCAGGGGCATTATGGGCAAGGACAGGTGGAGTGGGGGAAGCCGCTGCTTACAACAACAAGCTGGTGGCCAGGCATGTCCCCCAGATTCCCAAACCCACTGTCCTGGCCACTGGACCCTCTGTGCCCAGCACAAAGGAGGAACTGACCCTCCAGCACTTCCAGATGGATGTCCTGGGAGAGCTCTCTGATGGGCAGGCGGGACCCTCAGAGGCACAAGTGGTGAGATCTGTGAAGGTAGTGGGGGACACTTACCACAGTGTGTCCTTGGTGTGGAAGGCGCCCCAGGCTAAGAACACAACTGCCTTCAATGTCCTCTATGCGGTCTTTGGGCAGCACAGCATGCGGCGGGTGATTGTGCAGCCTGGGGAGACCAAAGTGACCATCACTGGGCTGTTGCCCAAGACCAAGTATGTGGCATGTGTCTGCGTGCAGGGCCTGGTGCCCCGGAAGGAGCAGTGTGTTATCTTCTCCACCAATGAAGTGGTGGATGCGGAGAACACCCAGCAGCTCATCAATGTGGTGGTGATTAGTGTGGCCGCCGTCATTGCCCTGCCTCTCACACTGCTTGTCTGCTGCGGTGCTCTTCAGAGGCGCTGCCGCAAGTTCCGCACCAGGGACTCCACTGAGGCCACAGTTACCTACGTCAACCTGGAGAGACTGGGCCATAGCGAGGATGGCTCAGAGGACCTGTCCCGGCACAGCCTCAGCGAGGCTGACAAGCTTCTCTCAGCTCGTTCCAGTGTGGACTTTCAAGCCTTTGGAGTCAAAGGGGGCAGGAGAATCAATGAGTACTTCTGCTGA
- the LRIT2 gene encoding leucine-rich repeat, immunoglobulin-like domain and transmembrane domain-containing protein 2 isoform X1: protein MASVFRHFLLVLVFLDTNAAQPFCVPGCTCSEESFGRTLQCISVSLGKIPGNLSEEFKQVRIENSPLFELPQGSFVNMSTLEYLWLNFNNVSVIHLGALEHLLELRELRLEGNKLRSVPWTAFRATPFLKVLDLKRNKIDALPELALQFLANLTYLDLSSNRLTVVSKSVFLNWPAYQKPQQPDCGAKIISSLVVALHDNPWVCDCRLRGLVQFVKSITLPVILVNSYLICRGPLSKAGQLFHETELSTCMKPQISTPSANVTIRVGQNVTLRCLAQASPSPTIAWTYPLSMWREFDPMLGGKHLTPLLTSSTGEDTALSELAIPAAHLVDSGNYTCTASNSIGKSILVISLHVQPAQALPASDSLSIPSEGSAYIDLRVVKQTVHGILLEWLAVADTPEEEWFTLYIASDEAIRKEVVHIGPGINTYAVDDLLPGTKYEACLSLEGQPPHQGQCVVFVTGRDGVGLEARERLLHVTVVLCVVLLALPVGAYAWAAQGPCSCSKWVLHCCPHRRKAPSCPHAATPCRDGSFREHPAVCDDGEEHIDTEGDKEKEGMEDNS, encoded by the exons ATGGCTTCAGTTTTTCGCCACTTCCTGTTAGTTCTGGTCTTTCTGGATACAAATGCAGCGCAGCCTTTCTGTGTGCCAGGATGCACTTGCTCAGAGGAGAGTTTTGGCAG GACTCTGCAGTGCATATCTGTCTCCTTGGGAAAGATCCCTGGGAACCTTTCTGAAGAGTTCAAGCAAGTAAGAATTGAAAACTCACCCTTATTTGAGCTGCCCCAAGGGTCTTTCGTCAACATGAGCACCTTGGAATATCTCTGGCTCAACTTTAACAATGTCAGTGTGATCCACCTAGGAGCCCTGGAGCACCTGCTAGAACTGAGGGAGCTGAGACTGGAGGGGAACAAGCTCCGCTCAGTACCATGGACAGCGTTCCGGGCCACCCCTTTCCTGAAGGTCTTGGATCTAAAACGCAACAAGATTGATGCACTTCCTGAGCTGGCTCTTCAGTTCTTGGCCAACCTGACCTACCTTGACCTATCCTCCAATAGGCTTACAGTCGTATCCAAGAGTGTCTTCCTGAACTGGCCAGCCTACCAGAAACCCCAGCAGCCTGACTGTGGGGCCAAAATTATCTCCAGCCTGGTGGTGGCGCTGCATGACAACCCCTGGGTATGTGACTGTCGCCTAAGGGGGCTTGTCCAATTTGTCAAGTCCATTACCCTCCCAGTCATCCTGGTGAATTCCTACCTGATATGCCGGGGCCCTCTCTCCAAGGCAGGGCAGCTTTTTCATGAAACTGAGCTTAGTACTTGCATGAAGCCACAGATCTCAACACCCAGTGCCAATGTCACCATCCGGGTGGGACAGAATGTGACCCTGCGATGCTTGGCACAGGCCAGCCCCTCACCAACCATTGCATGGACTTATCCCCTGAGTATGTGGAGAGAATTTG ATCCTATGTTGGGAGGCAAACACTTGACACCAT TGCTGACATCTTCTACTGGAGAGGACACTGCTTTGTCGGAGCTGGCCATACCTGCTGCCCACCTGGTAGACAGCGGTAATTACACCTGTACGGCCTCCAACTCCATTGGCAAGAGCATCCTTGTAATCTCTCTCCATGTCCAGCCTGCCCAGGCCCTACCTGCATCTGATTCTCTTTCCATCCCCTCGGAGGGCAGTGCCTACATTGACCTGCGGGTTGTCAAGCAGACAGTACATGGGATTTTGCTGGAGTGGCTTGCAGTGGCTGACACCCCTGAAGAGGAGTGGTTCACCCTCTACATCGCATCGGATGAAGCCATCAGGAAGGAGGTGGTTCACATTGGCCCCGGAATCAATACTTATGCTGTGGATGACCTCCTTCCTGGCACAAAATAtgaggcctgcctcagcctagagGGCCAGCCTCCACACCAGGGTCAGTGTGTAGTTTTTGTAACAGGCAGAGATGGTGTTGGGCTAGAAGCACGTGAGCGCCTCCTGCATGTCACAGTGGTCCTGTGCGTGGTGCTGCTTGCACTGCCTGTGGGCGCCTATGCCTGGGCAGCCCAGGGACCCTGCAGCTGCAGCAAGTGGGTACTGCACTGCTGTCCTCATCGCAGAAAAGCCCCCAGCTGCCCCCATGCAGCCACACCATGCAGGGATGGCTCCTTTAGAGAACATCCAGCTGTCTGTGATGATGGTGAAGAGCACATAGACACTGAGGGGgacaaggagaaggaaggaatggaagACAACAGCTGA
- the LRIT2 gene encoding leucine-rich repeat, immunoglobulin-like domain and transmembrane domain-containing protein 2 isoform X2, producing the protein MASVFRHFLLVLVFLDTNAAQPFCVPGCTCSEESFGRTLQCISVSLGKIPGNLSEEFKQVRIENSPLFELPQGSFVNMSTLEYLWLNFNNVSVIHLGALEHLLELRELRLEGNKLRSVPWTAFRATPFLKVLDLKRNKIDALPELALQFLANLTYLDLSSNRLTVVSKSVFLNWPAYQKPQQPDCGAKIISSLVVALHDNPWVCDCRLRGLVQFVKSITLPVILVNSYLICRGPLSKAGQLFHETELSTCMKPQISTPSANVTIRVGQNVTLRCLAQASPSPTIAWTYPLSMWREFDVLTSSTGEDTALSELAIPAAHLVDSGNYTCTASNSIGKSILVISLHVQPAQALPASDSLSIPSEGSAYIDLRVVKQTVHGILLEWLAVADTPEEEWFTLYIASDEAIRKEVVHIGPGINTYAVDDLLPGTKYEACLSLEGQPPHQGQCVVFVTGRDGVGLEARERLLHVTVVLCVVLLALPVGAYAWAAQGPCSCSKWVLHCCPHRRKAPSCPHAATPCRDGSFREHPAVCDDGEEHIDTEGDKEKEGMEDNS; encoded by the exons ATGGCTTCAGTTTTTCGCCACTTCCTGTTAGTTCTGGTCTTTCTGGATACAAATGCAGCGCAGCCTTTCTGTGTGCCAGGATGCACTTGCTCAGAGGAGAGTTTTGGCAG GACTCTGCAGTGCATATCTGTCTCCTTGGGAAAGATCCCTGGGAACCTTTCTGAAGAGTTCAAGCAAGTAAGAATTGAAAACTCACCCTTATTTGAGCTGCCCCAAGGGTCTTTCGTCAACATGAGCACCTTGGAATATCTCTGGCTCAACTTTAACAATGTCAGTGTGATCCACCTAGGAGCCCTGGAGCACCTGCTAGAACTGAGGGAGCTGAGACTGGAGGGGAACAAGCTCCGCTCAGTACCATGGACAGCGTTCCGGGCCACCCCTTTCCTGAAGGTCTTGGATCTAAAACGCAACAAGATTGATGCACTTCCTGAGCTGGCTCTTCAGTTCTTGGCCAACCTGACCTACCTTGACCTATCCTCCAATAGGCTTACAGTCGTATCCAAGAGTGTCTTCCTGAACTGGCCAGCCTACCAGAAACCCCAGCAGCCTGACTGTGGGGCCAAAATTATCTCCAGCCTGGTGGTGGCGCTGCATGACAACCCCTGGGTATGTGACTGTCGCCTAAGGGGGCTTGTCCAATTTGTCAAGTCCATTACCCTCCCAGTCATCCTGGTGAATTCCTACCTGATATGCCGGGGCCCTCTCTCCAAGGCAGGGCAGCTTTTTCATGAAACTGAGCTTAGTACTTGCATGAAGCCACAGATCTCAACACCCAGTGCCAATGTCACCATCCGGGTGGGACAGAATGTGACCCTGCGATGCTTGGCACAGGCCAGCCCCTCACCAACCATTGCATGGACTTATCCCCTGAGTATGTGGAGAGAATTTGATG TGCTGACATCTTCTACTGGAGAGGACACTGCTTTGTCGGAGCTGGCCATACCTGCTGCCCACCTGGTAGACAGCGGTAATTACACCTGTACGGCCTCCAACTCCATTGGCAAGAGCATCCTTGTAATCTCTCTCCATGTCCAGCCTGCCCAGGCCCTACCTGCATCTGATTCTCTTTCCATCCCCTCGGAGGGCAGTGCCTACATTGACCTGCGGGTTGTCAAGCAGACAGTACATGGGATTTTGCTGGAGTGGCTTGCAGTGGCTGACACCCCTGAAGAGGAGTGGTTCACCCTCTACATCGCATCGGATGAAGCCATCAGGAAGGAGGTGGTTCACATTGGCCCCGGAATCAATACTTATGCTGTGGATGACCTCCTTCCTGGCACAAAATAtgaggcctgcctcagcctagagGGCCAGCCTCCACACCAGGGTCAGTGTGTAGTTTTTGTAACAGGCAGAGATGGTGTTGGGCTAGAAGCACGTGAGCGCCTCCTGCATGTCACAGTGGTCCTGTGCGTGGTGCTGCTTGCACTGCCTGTGGGCGCCTATGCCTGGGCAGCCCAGGGACCCTGCAGCTGCAGCAAGTGGGTACTGCACTGCTGTCCTCATCGCAGAAAAGCCCCCAGCTGCCCCCATGCAGCCACACCATGCAGGGATGGCTCCTTTAGAGAACATCCAGCTGTCTGTGATGATGGTGAAGAGCACATAGACACTGAGGGGgacaaggagaaggaaggaatggaagACAACAGCTGA